A window of Benincasa hispida cultivar B227 chromosome 9, ASM972705v1, whole genome shotgun sequence genomic DNA:
TCCATTTTGAATTCAATAGTGTATCTGCAGACTGTGATGGAAGGTCctttttaatttcttcaaaCATCAGAGGTTGTCCATCTGTACACTTTACAAAATTAGTATACTGAATGGGCTTAAATACTCCATATTAGGAACAGAATTCAAACGCATAAATCAATCTCTCGTAAGTAACCACCATATTATAGCATAATTTGAAACACAAGTCATACTAAATCACATTTTGAGAATAACTACAGGAATTAGCAAGCTCATACAGTTATGGATAAATAACCAAACATTACATTTCATTACACATCACTGTATTTATTTGCAAGATTCCTAGGCATCCaataaaaagaattttaaagCTTAATCTTAAAGGTATAATGGAACAATGAACTTTGTCATTTGTTAGGACACTTTCAGAATTGCATACCACAACAGTAAGCTCGAAAGTATAGCACTGGAACACTATATGATGCAGAGTGTATAATGTGAAAATCATAGTAATGTACTTCTTGATGATCACTTGGGGATGGGACCTTGAGAAAAAAGGGAGAGTTTGGTTAACAAATACAACAGATATCACACAAAGAAAGAAGTATGGTTCCCGCAAACAAGAACATCAATAACAAAAAGCACATACTAATGTAGCTTCATCAAGAGACTCGTTGCAATTGCCAGCCCCAACAGTATCTATTTCCTCTAAACACTCTCCTTTCTCCTGCTCATTCTGTAGAAAGCATAATAAACGAagcaatgaagaaaaattgTATTGCAGAAGGAAAACAATAAGGGGGCCACAGAAATGGAAGAAGCAGACCTCTAGTGGTCTCAGAAGGCATATTTTCTCCAAAGATAAGTATCCTTCCACCTAGTAGCATTTAAAAAGGCATTTATACATGCATCCATGTacgtgtgtgtgtatatatatgtgtgttaggtttaaatattactttagttcttgtacttttggttttgattcctttactttcaaaatatttattatgatcattatacttttaacttgggttcattttggtccatataattttaaaaagtgaacATTTTGGTCCTTAGTTCTCATTTTTAAGGGATcacaatggtttttttttttagttcaggaccaaaatgaacattatGAAAATACaagaaccaaaatgaaccaaaacaaaaaatataggGATTAAAGTAAGTAGTTAAACCTATATGTCAAGAAACAACAATATCCTCAACTCTCAGCAAAGTGAAACCAGTGATATCTTAACCGAAGAAGAACAAACTTCACCTTATCATCAGAATTAATCCACCGTAGTTTCTGATATGGAACCCACAACCATGAAGGAAAATCAGAGTTGATCAGTTTCCATCTATGAATAAAAGCACAAGCAGCCTTGTAAAAATCACTTGATGAGATAGTTCCATCCCAAGCCATTGTTTCACATGTACCAACCTAAACGCATCAGTGAAAACAGAGAGTGAAATCGAAGATGGCAAGCTGAAACAACAAATTTGAGGCAGGCCAATTATTGAAAATCCATATGAACTACAAACATAATCACAAGTTCTTGGCACatacaatcaaaatcattcGGCTATGAAGACTTAGAACTAAGCTAAAATAATTTGGATACAAACCATCTTGAAATTCACATGAATGGTTGATTATTTCAGAAACCCAAAGCTGAGTGATCGTACGATTGCTAGCGTTGAACCCCTGTTTGGAACCACTGAATTTGGGggatttgaaataatttctagTGTTTGGAATGACTAAAAACATTTAGGATCTCAAAACCAaaatgatttgaaatcttgttgTAATCAAACAAATTTCCAATTAAAATAGGTGGGATTTGACAAGATTTCGAATTGAAATCTGCCCAACGTCGAAATAGAGAAGacaaaaggagaaagaaaattgGTACATGGGTGTGCCGACGACCGACGATGGAGTCGTGGTGTAAGTGGAACAGACAAATATAGGACAAATTTGAGGGATTAAGGATTTGGGGAGTTTTCGTACCGATGAGACCCGAACTTTGgggaaaaaatgaaattttgttgggtttttaaaaattaagactcTTTTGGTTCTCGATTCATTTTcgttttttatgttttcataaaaaaaaaaaaaatagaaaaataattaaaatgtgtttgatatATTCATATTCAAAAACGATTTTCAAAACCAACGTTTAAAATAgtccattttttaaataataaattgttattttctttgttttcaaaatctattttaaaaaattatggacATAAAATACACTTAACATATATATGTTAGACTACACGGATTAcaaattgaatattaaaaatttttctCCATGAGAAGTCTGTTTCTATCTACAAATTGTatctttgattaatttttagtgaagagcttttttttattattaaatatataaaggaATACGAATAGACCACTAATTTAAATGGTGCAACATCTTATCAAGATTGATCCTTCAAATTCGTAGGATCCTTTtcgataaaatatttttttctttaattttatctatatggaaattatttatattcttttctcataaataattttttattctcttacAAATAAAACTTTAGTAATGAAAAcctttaaaaaattttgataaGTTTTtaggaaggttttaaaatttttgaaaataacatgataaacctttaaaaataatgaaaaccttaaaaaaaaataccatttgataatagataattatcgataaataatttgataattatcgaAAATATATgatctttgaaaaataatact
This region includes:
- the LOC120084534 gene encoding ubiquitin-like-conjugating enzyme ATG10 isoform X3, whose translation is MVGTCETMAWDGTISSSDFYKAACAFIHRWKLINSDFPSWLWVPYQKLRWINSDDKNEQEKGECLEEIDTVGAGNCNESLDEATLVPSPSDHQEVHYYDFHIIHSASYSVPVLYFRAYCCDGQPLMFEEIKKDLPSQSADTLLNSKWTFITQEEHPYLNRPWFKLHPCGTSEWMKLLFLSSDASLFKNEIAIERYVASWLSVVGQVVGLRIPMEMLNDGSGSQL
- the LOC120084534 gene encoding ubiquitin-like-conjugating enzyme ATG10 isoform X1; the protein is MVGTCETMAWDGTISSSDFYKAACAFIHRWKLINSDFPSWLWVPYQKLRWINSDDKVEGYLSLEKICLLRPLENEQEKGECLEEIDTVGAGNCNESLDEATLVPSPSDHQEVHYYDFHIIHSASYSVPVLYFRAYCCDGQPLMFEEIKKDLPSQSADTLLNSKWTFITQEEHPYLNRPWFKLHPCGTSEWMKLLFLSSDASLFKNEIAIERYVASWLSVVGQVVGLRIPMEMLNDGSGSQL
- the LOC120084534 gene encoding ubiquitin-like-conjugating enzyme ATG10 isoform X2, which produces MAWDGTISSSDFYKAACAFIHRWKLINSDFPSWLWVPYQKLRWINSDDKVEGYLSLEKICLLRPLENEQEKGECLEEIDTVGAGNCNESLDEATLVPSPSDHQEVHYYDFHIIHSASYSVPVLYFRAYCCDGQPLMFEEIKKDLPSQSADTLLNSKWTFITQEEHPYLNRPWFKLHPCGTSEWMKLLFLSSDASLFKNEIAIERYVASWLSVVGQVVGLRIPMEMLNDGSGSQL